The Coprobacillus cateniformis DNA window GACTGCTCCAATAGCATCACTCAATACGCCTATAATTAATTTAGATACAATATTACCAATCATTCCTGCTGATAATAATGTTGCTCCCAATGAGACATTATAACCAATTGATTCCCCATAGCCAGGTAAATGTTGAGTTATACTTGTAATACAACTACATAGAAGTCCAAAGATAAAGAACGAAATAAATGCAGTTGTCATAAAATGAAACGATGATGTATGAGAAAGAGATACTGTTGCTTTCTTTTCCTCAAAACCATAAGGCAAAAGTCCATCTTTCTGTGGATTGATATGAAAAGGGTAGATAACAGCTGGAAGGCATAATGCCAATAGAATTGCAGCTTTTATCAAATATCCAGTTTGCCATCCCATTGTTTCAATACAACCAGATAAGATAGGCGAACAAATAGAGCCAGCCAAGCCACTAAAACCAAAAACAACACTTGTCGCAAGACCATGCTTTTTTTCAAACCAATTATTTACAATCATAGTGAGTGGAACAATTGAAAACATGCCTGTACTTAAGCCTCTCACTGCTCCTAAAATATAAAATACCGGTATCGTTCTTGCATAAGCCATAGCCCCAGTCGCAATCACAGCAATCCCAACACTAACACTCAATAATATTTTATATGGGACTTTTTTCATAATTCTTGGAATAAATAATGCACCCATTGCTGTCACAAGTGAAAATATTGTCATATGCATAGAAAATGTTCCACGCATAATACCCAAACTTTCAGAAACAGGAGTGTAAAAAACTCCAGACGAATTAATAGAGACTCCAATTGATGAGGCTGCCAAACCACAGCAAACTGCAAGAACAATCCAATGTTTTTTATTTTCCATATAATTAACTCCTTTCCTTATCCATTCACCTTATATAACAAACAATCCAAAGCATCTAATTCCTTTTGTGTATCATGAATATGATCTAAAAGTTGTTGTCTTTTTCTTTTCAATATTTTTATTCTTTGTAATTTTGTCTGATCGCCTAATAAATATAACTGCATATATATTTTGATGTCTTCATGAGCAAAATGCAGTTTTTGTAGCGAGAGAATGAAACTCAATTTCTCAATATCTTCTTCATCATACTCTTCTTGCTTTGTTAAATGTAAACTTTCATAATCATCTAATATTGAAAATGGAATACTGTATATTCGATTCACATCCTCTTTCTTCATGATAACCTCCTTAAATATATTTTTTTGACATCTTCATTTTATATTAGACATAGCACAATGTCTAATACCTATAATGAATGTACATTAATGCTCTGTAAGCATTATAAAAGAACTTATCTCAAAGAAATAAGTTCTTTTAATTCAATATAAATTTCACACCATTATTTGCATTTCTAATATGCGATACCCAACAGATTTCATCTGTTGAATAATACTTTCTTGTGGGACTTGTTGCTTTGTAAATAATAATGCTGATTCTGTATCCATATCTACTATCAAGAAATAACCTTCTATTTGATTAAATGTATTCTCAATACATTCTTTACATTTTGGAGATGTCATTCCTTCTATTTTTAACTTTATGCAAAACGGGTAATGCTTCTTATTTTTATCTTTTGATTGAAGAGTCACTGAACATTTCTCACAACTATAATTTTTTTGAGAAATCTTTTTCATATATGATTTGATACTATTTATACAAAACATAAGCAAAACAAGAAAAATAATAACTGTACCTATAATAATACCTCCATTCTTATTTATATTTTATATTTTCATTCATTATTCTCTATACACTAGGCAAGGTTAGTCATCACTAACCTTATCTATATATTATTCTGATTCATCATTATTGTCAAATGACTTTATAACATTTTTTTGTACAAAAAAGAACCTATTTGCATATAATAGGCTCATTACTTTATCTCTTCAACGAGAAGACTTCTCCAGGTGCAACAATATGAATACGTTCAGGATTGATAATTCTTCCTTCTAATGATTTAGGGTTCCCATTAAAAGCATCCATATCTGGTGCGTCAACTGTTCCCCAATGAATAAGTATTAAATCAGTATGAGGATATGTATTAGCAAGTTTAATAGCATTATCTAAGCCAATATGCCAAGAGTTATCAGAAAAATCAAATAACATAACATCTGGTTCTGGCATTTGAAGATGTTCATCAAGCAGTCTAGAATCCCCAACTAACCAAATACTCCCTTCAGGAGTATCTATCCAATATCCACAATAATCTTCAAAGCGATATTCTCTGATTTGACGATATTTTTCTTTTTCATTTTGCCATGCATGGTCTGCTGGTGTTAATGTTATTTTCATTGGTCCAATTTCAAATTGTTGACCAATATCATACCCATGACCTGGAAGTTTTTCCTCTGCGAATAACTGAGCCAAATAATGTGGACCATGATATGCAGAAGTGACAGCTGATAAATCAAGACAAGTCATTCGACTAAAATGATCATTATCACAATGTGTAATGAGTACACCATCTAAGTGAGGAACATCTTGAGGAATGATTGGCATATCAACTAACAATGGTAAATCAAAACCCTCAAGTAAAGGATCGATCATAATAACTGTTCCATGACTATTTATCATCATTCCTGCACCTGACAACCAATAAATATCTGTATGAGAAATAGGCTGAAATGCTTGATGTCTTATTGAAATTGTTTTTGGAGCAATGGCTTGTTTCATATATTTTCCACCTTTCTTTTCAATATAATTATAGGATAAGTGATATAAAATGTCTAATACCTATAATCTATATTCAATTATGCTTTTAAAGAATCTTTCAGTTTTTCAATAAAACGTGAAGTTGCTGGAGAAAAGATTTGATGCTTTTTCCAGACAACAACTGTTCCTGTTTCTAAACGTGGTGATAATGGAACAAAGCACACCTTTGACGATGAACTTGGGTTAATTAATTTTTCTAAACTTATTGCATAACCAATCCCATGTTCAACCATAATAGCAGCATTATAAATTAAATTATATGTGGCTATTATGTTTAAATGATCATAACTCTCTTTAAACCAGTTTGCTATTTCATTTTGAACAATTGAACGACTTGTTATCAAAAGTGGTAAATCAATTAAATCTTCTACCGTTACATATTCTTTTTGTGCAATAGGACTTTCAATTGGTGCAACAATCCCCCAAACTTCCTTATGATTCAATCTTATAAATTCATATTTTTCAATATCAACAGGTTCTGTTAATAATCCTATATCAATGAGTCCCTTATCTATTTTTTCTTTAACATCATCTGCATTCCCGCTATAGAGATGATATTGAACCTGTGGATACTCACACTTAAAATCCTGTATTACACTTGCCAGGATATGCATTGAATATGTCTCTCCACCACCAATAAAAATCTCACCAGTAATTAAATTATTCTGTTCTAAAAATTCTTTTTCAGTTTTATGAGCCAAATCAACAATTTCTTCTGCTCGTCTTCTTAGCAACATTCCTTCATCTGTTAATGTGATTCTATTTTTACCACGAATAAACAATTGTGCATTTAATTCATCTTCTAGCTGCATTAACTGTCGTGATAAGGTTGGTTGTGTAATATGTAAAAACTCTGCAGCTCGTGTAATATTCTCCTCTCTTGCAACCGCAAGAAAATACTTCAATACTCTTAACTCCATAGTCACACCTCTTTCTTTTATCATTATACTAGAAGGATTCCCTAAAATCGAGAACGAATCAAAAAAAGAAGACTGTTATTTAACAACCTTCCTTGTGTCTTGAACAATTTGTCCATCTTCAATCGTAATAATACGATCAGCAATACTCGCAATCAATTCATCATGAGTTACCATAATAACAGTTTCATGATATTTTCTTTGTGCTATTTTCAATAAATCAACCACTTCCTGTGAACTTTTCGCATCAAGGTTACCTGTTGGTTCATCAGCAAAGATAATTGCTGGTTTACTTGCAAGAGCACGTGCTATTGCCACTCTTTGTTGCTGTCCACCAGATAATTCATGAATAAAAGCATATTTTTTATCTTCTAGTCCTAATAATTGAATGACCTCTTCAATATAATCATTATCAACTTGTTCATTATCAAGATGAATAGGTAAAACAATATTCTCTAAAACATTTTGTGTAGATATAAGATTAAAAAACTGAAAAACAAATCCCATTCTGCGTCTTCTTAATCTTGTTAAAGTATCATCATTCATATTATATAGTGATTGTCCTTCTAAAAAAACTTCACCTGCATTAGGTTCTACCAAACCACCTAAAACATGTAACAATGTACTTTTACCACTACCACTTCTTCCAACAATGGCAACAAATGTTCCTTCTTCTATATCAATGGATAGATTTTTAATAGCGTCAACTTTGTTATCATCAAAACCATAAGTTTTTCTCAGATTTTTTCCTTCTAATATCATAATAAGTCCTCCTATTCAGTTTTAATTAAATTATCTAAAGGTTTTTTCTTCAATATTGTTAATAATGGGAAACTGTAAACAATAAAACAAACAATGAGAGTAATCATACTGACAATTATAAATTCAACATATGGAAATAGAAAATATCGTAAATAAAAACATTCTAATGCAATTAGTAAAAGATTAAAACATGTGATAATAATAAAAATAATAAATCCTTTCAATAATTGTTTTATTAATAAATCTTTCTTAGTCATCCCTATTAACTGCATCAATGCATAATCATTTTTCCTACTTACCATTTCGTTTTTATTCATAAAACTACAAAGGAAAATACAAATCACAAAAGATCCACAAAGAACATAAGAATTAAAAAATGTTTCAGGAGCCGAATTTAAATTACTAAAACCGAAAATGTAATGATCTTGTATTTCAATATTCCCTAATAACTCTGGATACAATTTTTCAATATTTTGTATATAAAGATTTCTTTCATTATCGTCTTCATAAAAAATATTAATATATTCGCTTTCATATCCATCTTTAATCTTTTGATAAAGTGGAGAACTGATATAAATCCCATAATCAATAGCTGTATAATATCCTTCATAATAATCATCCCCATACCATGTCCTTGTTTCGATAGTATCTGCTGGCTCAATGCTTCCGACAATTTCTATCTCTTGATTATTTAAGACAAGGGTATCACCTATGAGTAAGCGATCCATATTGGTATGTACTGTTTGTATTTCTCCTTCACTTACATTCTCTTCAAGATGATAAGGACTGATATCACCAACAATTAAGGCTTCATAATCATTCACAGGTTTTCTTCCTTTGATATCACTCTTTTCAATAATCTCTTGATCACAAGTAAAAACTTGATTTAAAAATACATCTTGATTTTCATATTGACAAGGAATATCACTTTTCACATATGTATAATATGTATTTGGAATATTAAGTGAACTCAAATCATATTCACCAAATATACTTAATCGCTTAGTTTTTTCATATTCAACTGTTGTATAATTTTCTAAACTTTCTTCTTGACTAAGCTCATTATAAGTAGTGATTATTGTATTTATAAGAAAAAGACCTGTATGAAAGCATAAAACTATAATAAGAAAGAAATGCATTTTTTTATTTGTTTTTAATTCACGCCAGGCCAATCGCCATTTGTTTTGATAATGGAGATTGCGATAACGAACTTGAATATACTGGAAAGTATAACTATCAAATGTCCCACTTAAGGCTCGTTTTGATGATTTGGATATTGGATACAACAATGTAATACTCATACAAATCAATATGATAACTCCATTCACAAACAATTGCTGAGATGAAAGAATGAAAGCAAAATAACCTAATAAAGAATCAACACCTAACATAATAATATATGAAATGAGTGGAGAGAGTAAAGTTCCAATCATAATGGCTATAATTAAGCATAATACATTTTCATAAAAACTCATCAGTATTAATTGCCTTGTTGTCATTCCAATGCCTCGCATTAAAGCAAATTCCTGTACTCGCTGCTTTAAGCTTGCAGAAGTAAATGTAATTAAGACAAAACTTGTAATTAATAAAACCTGTAATAAAATAAATAAATCTGTCTGCTTTTCTTGAAAATTAGCCATACTCTCATTATGATTATATCCATATGGATTATGTTCCCAATGATTATCAGTATCTAATTCTACATCGATTACCGTTCCACTATAATGTTCAGTAAAATGTGGTAACGAAATATCTAAAACATAATAATCACCCATATTCTCTTTTCTAACTGCCAAGTTACGATCACTAAAGATAGTTGTTGTTTCATATTTATCGGGTATATTTGTATATATATCAGAAAAATATCGTTCTTGTGAATTATGAACAATGCCAACAATTTTTAGTTCTCGTTCTTCAATTGAAGATGTCCTTATTTCAAGAATCTGGTTAAGCTGATAATCTTCCTTTAACTCTTCTGAAATCATGATTTCATCTTCATTCTGTGGAAATTGTCCTTCTACCAAACGTATTTGACAGAGTTCAAAGAATGACTGATCAGCATATGAAACACGCCACTCATTCTCAGTCTTTCCTTGATCAAAAAGATAAGCATATTCAAAACCATTTTTATCTTCATACTGATAGGCCACTTTATCAAATTTTTCTGGCTCAGCAATTTGTCCATAGAAATACCATGAACCATACTCCTGTTCATTCCATAATCTACTTACTTGAAAATAAGAAGTTTGAACAATCGAATATGTACTATAAAAAACTGATATAAAAATGATAATAAGCGAAACAAAAATATAGTGCTTTTTATATTTAACAATGTTTCGATATGCCAGACGATATAGTGTCTTATTCATAACTTTCCCCTCCTTTATTTTATAAGAATCACTTCAATAGATTTCCTAGTCAATTTTTCTTAAATTATCTAATGGCTTATGTTTTAATACAAAGTATAGTGGAGTCACATAAATCAATAGACAGATAACAAAAACGAATAAACTTAAAATGATAAACTCCATATAGGGAATTGTCCAATTCTCTAAATAAGTACATTCCATAATAACAAAAAATGTTTGTATACTGATAACAAGAACAAATATAATAATTCCTTTAGCTATTTGTTTATTCAATAAATCTCTTTTTGTCATTCCTATTAACTGGCATAAAGCATAGTCATTTCTTCTATTGAACATTTCATTTTTATTGATAAAATAACATAGGAAAATACAAATACTCATAGATGCATATAGAACATATGAATGAATGCTTGATTCAGCAAATGAACGCGCATTTGAACCAGAATATATTTCTATACTATTTTTATCCTCTATATTATTGAGGAGTTCAGGATACTGATTTAATATTTGACTTATCATAATATTTTTCTCTTTTTCTGTTTGATAATAGATATCTATATAATCCTGTTCATAAACTCCATTTATTGTTTGATATAGAGAGGGAGTTACATAAATTCCAGTATATGTAGATAAATAATATCTTTCAAAATTAAACAAACCATCTACAGGATCGTTATATTTTAGAATTTCAGCTGGTTGAACAATTCCTACAACTGTTACATCTTGACCATTGAGTTGAAATGAATCCCCAATAGACAATTGAATATCTAAAATTTCATGATAACCATTATTATATGTGAGATATAATTGAGGATTATTATGAATAAGAATTTCATAATCATTCATAGGAAATCTCCCCTCAATTCGACTTTTCTTTAACAAATCATCATCACATGTATAAACATCATCAACATAAGCTTCTGTATCTTTATATACAATATCCACTTCACTTTTGCTATGAGTATAATAAATATTATTAAGTTCAAGTGAATGAAAATGATAATCTGTAAGGATACTTAATTTTTTTGTTTTGTCTAAACCAATATATGTAATATCTTTCTTTTGATTATTATAATTCTGAGCCATCATATTCATAAGTATAAAACTTGTATGAAAGCAAAGTGCCACGATGAAAAGTATATGTATTTTTTTATTCACTTTCAATTCTCGCCATGCTAATCGCCATTTATTTTGATAATGCAGTCTGCGGTAACGGATTTGAATATATTGAAAACGATAACTGTCAAAAGTCCCACTCATAGCATGTCTTGAAGATTTTGATATTGGATATAGCAATGTCATAATTATACATATCAATACAACTGCTGCATTGATACATAACTGTAAAGGTGAAATGATAATGATAAAAATATCTTTAAAATATTTAATAACGAACATAATTCCATAAGAAACAAACAGTGCCATCAATGTGCCTAAAACTATGGATAGAAAGACACATATTGCGTATTCATATAAATTCATCAGCATCAATTGTTTGCTCGTCATCCCTAATCCTCTAAGCAAAGCAAATTCATGAGAACGTTGTTTCAAGCTTGCAGAAGCAAAAGCTATTAATACCAAACTCGTTATGACTAAGAGTTGTAATAAAACAGCTAAATCGAATTGTGCCTCTAAGTATTTTAACATGTACATTGAATGATCATAACCATACTTATTCACATCAACTTGTCCTTGATCATTATATAAAAGCTTGATTGGAATATGACTATAGAATTCCTCTCCTGATTCTATGCTTAGACTTCTATCACAAAACAGAGTAACTCTCTCATACTTTGAATTTATGTTTGTATATATATCTGCAAAATAATTTTCTTGAGAATTATGCACAACACCTACAATTTTATATTCTTGCATTTCTAACAAAGTCGTCATCATCTGAACAGTGTTTCCTAGTTGATATTTTTCTTCATTTAACAGTTCCTGAGAGACAACAATTTCATTTTTATGAGATGGAAAGTGTCCTTCAATAAGATCAACCTTACATAATTCATTAAACTCTTTATCTGCATATGCTACATTGTATCCATCTTCATTAACTCCCTGTAAATAAAGATATGTATATTGAAAGCCATTGTCTTCTTCATAATGATAAGCAACTTTATCAAATTTCTCTGGTTCAGCAATTTGTCCATAGAAGTACCATGAACCATATTCCTGTTCATTCCATAATCTATTCACTTGAAAATAAGAAGTTTGAACAATTGTATATGTACTATAAAAAATAGATATAAAAAGGATAATTAGTGAAACAAATATATAATGTTTTTTATATTTGATAATGTTTCGATATGCAAGACGATATAAAGTCTTATTCATATAATCCCCCCTTATTTTTATATTATCAAAGTAATCTTTAAATTCAGTGAATTTAAATTTTTTTCTTTGCTAATACTTGAGGAATTGAGATTTCAAATACCGCCCCATTATCATTTCTAGCAACGATAAATCCATGATGTTCTTCAATAATTCGTTTTGCTAAAGAAAGTCCAATACCTATTCCTTCACCTTGAGGGACCTTCCCTCTATAAAAACGTTCAAAAATATGTTGCAGTTCCTCTTCATCAAACCCTTGACCATAGTCTCTAATCATAATTTTTATGAATGATTCAAATTTATGTACAATAATATCAATACAACCATTCTGATTCTTTTCAATACAATTTTTAATAATATTTTCTAAAGCTTCTACAAACCATTTATAGTCACATAGAAGTGTTTCCTGTTGATGTTCAACCTGTAAAATCATATGATTTTGATTTAATAAATGCTCTAAGTTTTCTTCAACAGTATCAATAAGTGTTTCAATTGAATAATCATCAAACCGAAAAGAAATACTATGAGAATCTAACAATGCTAATGTCAGAAGATCATTAACCAAATGATTCATCTTTAATGTTTGTTGATAAATTTGATGTAATTTATCTCTTTGTTTATTATCCTCAATAACATCTAATAGCAATTCTTCATTTAATCTCATAGATGTAATTGGTGTCTTCAATTGATGAGAAATATCTTCAATATAACCTTTCAATTGGATTTGTTCTTGTTGCATGGTCTTCATAAGTTGGTTATAACGATGTGATAATGTATAAAGTTTATGAGATAACAAACTCATATCTCCCTCACCATCAATGACATTCACTTTCTTTTGTTCAATAATAGCATCTGCATGAGAAATAAGATGTTTCATTTGCTCATGATTATTCTTCCTTATCCAAACATAAAAAAGACCTAACAAACCTAAACATATCCCTAACATATAAAGATAAAGCTGGGTTTGAAAGATAATATACATCATAAAGCTTAATAAAGAAATAATATAGATTGTCTGAATACCCTTATATAAATAAGCATCCATTGATTTTATTGGCCCCATCTATATCCCACCCCTCTTAATGTCTCTATATAAGATTGACCATGATAAGTACCTAAAGTTTGGCGAATTCTTTTCATATGAACAGATAAAGTATTGTCTTCTATAAAATGCTGGGTTTGACTTTCCACTAAATCCAATAAATTTTGTCGTGTAATCACCATGCCATGGTGCTGAATCAAACATAACAAAATATGATAACAAACATTTGTTAAATCTAATAACTGACCATTCTTATAAACTTGATAGTTTTTTGTGTCAATCTTTAAATCAGCTGTATAAATAATATCCTGATTTACTGGAATTCTTCTTAATAATGATTGGATACGTGCATAGAGTTCCTGAATACCAAATGGTTTACATACATAATCATCTCCTCCAGCACTCAATCCTTCTACTATAGATTGTTCACTATTTTTACATGTTAAAAATAGTAAAGGGGTTCGATAATTCTCACGGATATGTTGGCATAAAGAAATTCCATTTCCATCAGGTAATTGAATATCCATAATGATTAAATCAATAGATGAATTCATTATTTCTAAAGTTTGTTTAACATTAAATGCCTGAATAACTTCATAGTCTTTTAACTCTAATGCCTCTTTTAATGACC harbors:
- a CDS encoding MBL fold metallo-hydrolase, with the translated sequence MKQAIAPKTISIRHQAFQPISHTDIYWLSGAGMMINSHGTVIMIDPLLEGFDLPLLVDMPIIPQDVPHLDGVLITHCDNDHFSRMTCLDLSAVTSAYHGPHYLAQLFAEEKLPGHGYDIGQQFEIGPMKITLTPADHAWQNEKEKYRQIREYRFEDYCGYWIDTPEGSIWLVGDSRLLDEHLQMPEPDVMLFDFSDNSWHIGLDNAIKLANTYPHTDLILIHWGTVDAPDMDAFNGNPKSLEGRIINPERIHIVAPGEVFSLKR
- a CDS encoding ABC transporter permease, giving the protein MNKTLYRLAYRNIVKYKKHYIFVSLIIIFISVFYSTYSIVQTSYFQVSRLWNEQEYGSWYFYGQIAEPEKFDKVAYQYEDKNGFEYAYLFDQGKTENEWRVSYADQSFFELCQIRLVEGQFPQNEDEIMISEELKEDYQLNQILEIRTSSIEERELKIVGIVHNSQERYFSDIYTNIPDKYETTTIFSDRNLAVRKENMGDYYVLDISLPHFTEHYSGTVIDVELDTDNHWEHNPYGYNHNESMANFQEKQTDLFILLQVLLITSFVLITFTSASLKQRVQEFALMRGIGMTTRQLILMSFYENVLCLIIAIMIGTLLSPLISYIIMLGVDSLLGYFAFILSSQQLFVNGVIILICMSITLLYPISKSSKRALSGTFDSYTFQYIQVRYRNLHYQNKWRLAWRELKTNKKMHFFLIIVLCFHTGLFLINTIITTYNELSQEESLENYTTVEYEKTKRLSIFGEYDLSSLNIPNTYYTYVKSDIPCQYENQDVFLNQVFTCDQEIIEKSDIKGRKPVNDYEALIVGDISPYHLEENVSEGEIQTVHTNMDRLLIGDTLVLNNQEIEIVGSIEPADTIETRTWYGDDYYEGYYTAIDYGIYISSPLYQKIKDGYESEYINIFYEDDNERNLYIQNIEKLYPELLGNIEIQDHYIFGFSNLNSAPETFFNSYVLCGSFVICIFLCSFMNKNEMVSRKNDYALMQLIGMTKKDLLIKQLLKGFIIFIIITCFNLLLIALECFYLRYFLFPYVEFIIVSMITLIVCFIVYSFPLLTILKKKPLDNLIKTE
- a CDS encoding ABC transporter permease — translated: MNKTLYRLAYRNIIKYKKHYIFVSLIILFISIFYSTYTIVQTSYFQVNRLWNEQEYGSWYFYGQIAEPEKFDKVAYHYEEDNGFQYTYLYLQGVNEDGYNVAYADKEFNELCKVDLIEGHFPSHKNEIVVSQELLNEEKYQLGNTVQMMTTLLEMQEYKIVGVVHNSQENYFADIYTNINSKYERVTLFCDRSLSIESGEEFYSHIPIKLLYNDQGQVDVNKYGYDHSMYMLKYLEAQFDLAVLLQLLVITSLVLIAFASASLKQRSHEFALLRGLGMTSKQLMLMNLYEYAICVFLSIVLGTLMALFVSYGIMFVIKYFKDIFIIIISPLQLCINAAVVLICIIMTLLYPISKSSRHAMSGTFDSYRFQYIQIRYRRLHYQNKWRLAWRELKVNKKIHILFIVALCFHTSFILMNMMAQNYNNQKKDITYIGLDKTKKLSILTDYHFHSLELNNIYYTHSKSEVDIVYKDTEAYVDDVYTCDDDLLKKSRIEGRFPMNDYEILIHNNPQLYLTYNNGYHEILDIQLSIGDSFQLNGQDVTVVGIVQPAEILKYNDPVDGLFNFERYYLSTYTGIYVTPSLYQTINGVYEQDYIDIYYQTEKEKNIMISQILNQYPELLNNIEDKNSIEIYSGSNARSFAESSIHSYVLYASMSICIFLCYFINKNEMFNRRNDYALCQLIGMTKRDLLNKQIAKGIIIFVLVISIQTFFVIMECTYLENWTIPYMEFIILSLFVFVICLLIYVTPLYFVLKHKPLDNLRKID
- a CDS encoding MFS transporter gives rise to the protein MENKKHWIVLAVCCGLAASSIGVSINSSGVFYTPVSESLGIMRGTFSMHMTIFSLVTAMGALFIPRIMKKVPYKILLSVSVGIAVIATGAMAYARTIPVFYILGAVRGLSTGMFSIVPLTMIVNNWFEKKHGLATSVVFGFSGLAGSICSPILSGCIETMGWQTGYLIKAAILLALCLPAVIYPFHINPQKDGLLPYGFEEKKATVSLSHTSSFHFMTTAFISFFIFGLLCSCITSITQHLPGYGESIGYNVSLGATLLSAGMIGNIVSKLIIGVLSDAIGAVKATITMIIANVIGIILLMMGSSSWLLILGAFLFGSCYSIGAVSLPLLTKSFFWSRTLCNCIPNDIICF
- a CDS encoding sensor histidine kinase: MGPIKSMDAYLYKGIQTIYIISLLSFMMYIIFQTQLYLYMLGICLGLLGLFYVWIRKNNHEQMKHLISHADAIIEQKKVNVIDGEGDMSLLSHKLYTLSHRYNQLMKTMQQEQIQLKGYIEDISHQLKTPITSMRLNEELLLDVIEDNKQRDKLHQIYQQTLKMNHLVNDLLTLALLDSHSISFRFDDYSIETLIDTVEENLEHLLNQNHMILQVEHQQETLLCDYKWFVEALENIIKNCIEKNQNGCIDIIVHKFESFIKIMIRDYGQGFDEEELQHIFERFYRGKVPQGEGIGIGLSLAKRIIEEHHGFIVARNDNGAVFEISIPQVLAKKKI
- a CDS encoding LysR family transcriptional regulator, which encodes MELRVLKYFLAVAREENITRAAEFLHITQPTLSRQLMQLEDELNAQLFIRGKNRITLTDEGMLLRRRAEEIVDLAHKTEKEFLEQNNLITGEIFIGGGETYSMHILASVIQDFKCEYPQVQYHLYSGNADDVKEKIDKGLIDIGLLTEPVDIEKYEFIRLNHKEVWGIVAPIESPIAQKEYVTVEDLIDLPLLITSRSIVQNEIANWFKESYDHLNIIATYNLIYNAAIMVEHGIGYAISLEKLINPSSSSKVCFVPLSPRLETGTVVVWKKHQIFSPATSRFIEKLKDSLKA
- a CDS encoding response regulator transcription factor, whose protein sequence is MQKILVVEDDQLIQRSLKEALELKDYEVIQAFNVKQTLEIMNSSIDLIIMDIQLPDGNGISLCQHIRENYRTPLLFLTCKNSEQSIVEGLSAGGDDYVCKPFGIQELYARIQSLLRRIPVNQDIIYTADLKIDTKNYQVYKNGQLLDLTNVCYHILLCLIQHHGMVITRQNLLDLVESQTQHFIEDNTLSVHMKRIRQTLGTYHGQSYIETLRGVGYRWGQ
- a CDS encoding ABC transporter ATP-binding protein is translated as MILEGKNLRKTYGFDDNKVDAIKNLSIDIEEGTFVAIVGRSGSGKSTLLHVLGGLVEPNAGEVFLEGQSLYNMNDDTLTRLRRRRMGFVFQFFNLISTQNVLENIVLPIHLDNEQVDNDYIEEVIQLLGLEDKKYAFIHELSGGQQQRVAIARALASKPAIIFADEPTGNLDAKSSQEVVDLLKIAQRKYHETVIMVTHDELIASIADRIITIEDGQIVQDTRKVVK